The Candidatus Bipolaricaulota bacterium genome includes the window GACGCAACCACGAGGAGCTCTCCCTGATCCTTGCTCCTGGCCTGATCGAGGAGCTTCTCGCCGGTACGTACGGGGTGCGGGAGGCGACGATCATCGAGGGAGAGGTCCTCCACGCGATTCATGCCCACCGCCGCGATATCCAGCCCCTCACCGTGGAGGCCGGGGTGGTGAAGGTGGCCGATGCTCTCGACATGGAGTCGGGCCGGGCCCGAATCCCGTTCACCGCCGGTGAGGCGACGATCCACTCCGTCTCCGCGATGGCGATCAAGAAGGTGAAGATCGGGAAAGGAGACGAGCGCCCGGTTCGGATCGAGGTGGAGATGACCAACTCGGCCGGGATCTTCCAGCTCGACAACCTCCTGCGGGAGAAGCTGAAGAACTCCGGAATAGCACACTATTTCGAGGTGATCGGCCAGATCGTGGGCGAGGAGAAAAAGATCGTCAACCGCTACACGATCGAATGAGAGGCCCGTAAATCGCCTCCGCGGCTCCCTCGCGTTATATTTCCCACCCGTATCGTTCTCCAGCGGTTATCCGCCGCCTCAGTTGATCGAGCTGTAAGTTGCTTTACTAGGGCATTTCGGCCGACAAGA containing:
- a CDS encoding HD domain-containing protein, with translation MGLNVPLRGNARLEAVVARIDASERLEALWAASNVTAIDRMHINDHGPVHIKIVTNIALKLLRLLVAGGVTPSAVADHHLDPEDAEVIVVLAAVLHDIGHVIHRRNHEELSLILAPGLIEELLAGTYGVREATIIEGEVLHAIHAHRRDIQPLTVEAGVVKVADALDMESGRARIPFTAGEATIHSVSAMAIKKVKIGKGDERPVRIEVEMTNSAGIFQLDNLLREKLKNSGIAHYFEVIGQIVGEEKKIVNRYTIE